One window of Paenibacillus sp. FSL K6-3182 genomic DNA carries:
- a CDS encoding translation factor GTPase family protein, whose protein sequence is MEPNASTHIRNIGIFAHVDAGKTTTTEQILFHSGRIRSLGSVDAGTSQTDFLEVERSRGISVRAAATRFTWQGVTINLVDTPGHVDFLSEVERSLRVMDGAVLILSAVEGVQAQTEVIWHALRERNIPTLIYVNKLDRIGADPIGTIQQIKRLLSNQAAPVQAPLGIEDSFSGAVSLLVSGISGSETEEAQRYLQLLEEAVAEQDESLLLQYLDSGTLPKAELNQLLPALTQRGELFPILFGASNRGIGIEPLMQAMITLLPPPQIVSDGPVSGVVFRIERDAAMGRIAYVRLYSGVIRNRDSVYNETQQIEEKITQIRKIDGQKAEDVGLLAAGDIAAVCGWTQARIGDIIGSAEFVPGETRMAVPLLTVQVRWSNEAEYPAVVAALHELADEDPLLDLQWLQEQRELHLKVMGPIQIEVLTHVLNNRYGLKAEFDQPSVIYKETPAQSGEGFIAYTMPKPCWAILRFHIEPGERGSGITFSSVVRSERLLDRYQNEVARSVPEALQQGLFGWEVTDIKVTLVEGEHHVWHTHPLDFAVATPMGIMDGLSRIGVKLLEPMLSFRLSAPEETGGKLMNELILMRGEFDTPVVRQERMEIEGIIPVATSLEFPARFGSLTKGRGALATFFAGYRECPPDVKAERVRRGVNPLDQSKYILAVRNALSSS, encoded by the coding sequence ATGGAGCCAAATGCTTCAACACATATAAGGAACATCGGAATATTTGCTCACGTTGATGCGGGGAAGACGACCACAACAGAGCAGATTTTATTCCATAGCGGTCGCATTCGTTCGCTTGGCAGCGTGGATGCAGGCACGTCACAGACGGATTTTCTAGAAGTGGAACGCTCAAGAGGCATATCAGTACGTGCAGCTGCAACCCGTTTTACTTGGCAAGGGGTAACGATCAACCTGGTCGATACACCGGGGCACGTCGATTTTCTCTCTGAGGTCGAACGATCACTGCGCGTCATGGATGGAGCGGTGCTTATTCTGTCGGCAGTGGAGGGTGTGCAGGCACAGACAGAAGTCATATGGCATGCACTGCGAGAACGAAACATTCCAACGCTTATTTACGTGAACAAGCTGGACCGAATCGGTGCAGATCCAATAGGAACGATCCAGCAAATTAAGCGTTTGTTATCCAATCAAGCAGCGCCAGTTCAGGCTCCACTTGGTATCGAGGATAGTTTCAGCGGTGCAGTTAGCCTACTCGTTTCGGGAATATCAGGGAGTGAGACAGAGGAAGCGCAGCGTTATTTGCAACTGCTGGAGGAAGCCGTGGCAGAGCAAGATGAATCGTTGCTTCTTCAATATTTGGACAGCGGCACACTGCCCAAAGCAGAACTGAATCAACTGCTGCCTGCGCTTACGCAGCGTGGTGAATTATTTCCAATTCTTTTTGGCGCATCGAATCGTGGGATAGGCATCGAGCCTCTCATGCAAGCGATGATTACACTGCTGCCGCCGCCCCAAATTGTCTCAGACGGTCCGGTGTCGGGCGTCGTCTTCCGTATTGAGCGCGATGCAGCGATGGGCAGAATCGCCTATGTCCGCCTGTACAGCGGGGTGATTCGCAATCGTGATTCCGTCTATAATGAGACGCAGCAGATCGAAGAGAAAATTACGCAGATTCGCAAAATCGATGGGCAAAAGGCCGAGGATGTAGGGCTGCTCGCGGCAGGCGATATTGCAGCGGTTTGCGGCTGGACTCAGGCGCGCATTGGCGACATTATAGGCAGCGCCGAGTTTGTGCCCGGTGAGACGCGGATGGCTGTTCCGCTGCTGACGGTACAGGTGCGCTGGAGCAACGAAGCCGAATATCCGGCTGTCGTTGCGGCGCTGCATGAGCTTGCGGATGAAGATCCGCTGCTCGATTTGCAGTGGCTGCAGGAGCAGCGCGAGCTGCACCTGAAAGTCATGGGGCCGATTCAGATTGAGGTGCTCACGCATGTGCTGAACAATCGGTACGGCTTAAAGGCTGAATTCGATCAGCCATCGGTTATCTATAAAGAGACGCCTGCTCAATCAGGCGAGGGTTTCATTGCCTATACGATGCCGAAGCCATGCTGGGCAATTCTACGGTTTCATATTGAGCCTGGTGAGCGCGGGAGCGGGATAACGTTTAGCTCCGTTGTCCGATCAGAGCGGCTGCTTGACCGCTATCAGAACGAGGTGGCAAGAAGCGTGCCCGAAGCGCTTCAGCAGGGGCTCTTTGGCTGGGAGGTAACGGATATAAAGGTTACTCTCGTTGAGGGTGAACATCATGTATGGCATACGCATCCGCTAGATTTTGCAGTCGCAACACCGATGGGCATTATGGATGGCTTGTCGCGTATTGGAGTAAAGCTGCTGGAGCCAATGCTGTCCTTCCGCCTCTCTGCCCCAGAAGAGACGGGCGGCAAGCTGATGAACGAGCTCATTCTAATGCGAGGTGAGTTTGATACGCCAGTCGTCAGGCAGGAGAGAATGGAAATTGAAGGGATCATTCCTGTTGCTACGTCGCTCGAGTTTCCTGCGAGATTTGGATCGCTTACCAAGGGCAGAGGTGCGCTAGCAACCTTCTTCGCCGGATATCGCGAATGTCCGCCTGATGTAAAGGCGGAACGGGTAAGACGAGGCGTCAATCCGCTGGATCAGTCAAAATATATATTAGCTGTTCGAAATGCGCTTTCCAGCTCATAG
- a CDS encoding YceI family protein, whose amino-acid sequence MAKSQWTVDSTHSSIDFSVKHMMIAKVKGTFHAFEANISADAHDLTSADIQLMIDLDSVDTRNKDRDAHLRNNDFFDIEQFPKLIFTATAITKTDDGEYSVVGDVSLHGVTRSEKFAVSFEGAGKDPWGNDKVGFSATGSLKRSDYGLTYNAALETGGVLIGDEVKISIDIEAIHQG is encoded by the coding sequence ATGGCAAAATCACAATGGACGGTTGATTCCACGCACAGCAGCATCGATTTCTCGGTAAAGCATATGATGATCGCAAAAGTAAAAGGTACTTTTCATGCGTTTGAAGCCAATATTTCCGCTGATGCGCATGACCTGACTTCAGCTGATATCCAGCTTATGATTGATCTTGATAGCGTGGACACACGCAACAAGGATCGTGACGCACATTTGCGCAACAATGATTTTTTTGATATCGAGCAGTTTCCGAAGCTTATATTTACTGCAACAGCAATCACAAAAACAGACGACGGCGAATATTCCGTTGTTGGCGATGTGAGCCTTCATGGCGTGACACGTTCCGAGAAATTTGCAGTCAGCTTCGAAGGCGCAGGCAAAGATCCTTGGGGCAACGATAAAGTAGGCTTTAGCGCGACGGGCAGCCTGAAACGCAGCGACTACGGCTTAACGTATAATGCTGCTCTTGAAACGGGCGGCGTGCTCATTGGCGACGAAGTGAAGATTTCAATCGATATTGAAGCGATTCATCAAGGCTAA
- a CDS encoding MATE family efflux transporter translates to MTTAEAGNGTGQKDQKGLSLFFLTWPIFLEIFLFMLMGIADTLMLSAISDNAVSGVGASNQYLHIAILLLEVIGNGASIVVAQYIGSRKYVEAAKISALAISLNLVVGIFISLMFVLFGGHLLQTLNLQGEILEHAKSYLAIVGGMIFLQAIINSISAIIRVHGFTKEAMFVSLGMNIVHIIGNYLLIFGKFGFPEMGVQGAALSSVISRGLALIVFFWMLYRIMSVRIEIKYYIALSKEYILKILRIGIPSALEQVMYQACQIVFLYYATYLGAASLAAKNYANNISMFTYLFAFAIGMGTAIIVGRMVGAGEQTIAYRQVWKSVRWASAVTLLAVLLVILFREPLMRMFTDDEEIVRLGINVLLLSIVLETGRTINIVLINSLRASGDAKYPLYIGMGSMVAMSLPLGYFFVFQLDLGLAGIWLAIAADEWLRAVIMFFRWKSRKWEKYGLVKRDNKEKSAVLQG, encoded by the coding sequence ATGACAACAGCAGAGGCTGGTAATGGAACAGGGCAAAAGGATCAGAAGGGCTTAAGCTTATTTTTTCTGACATGGCCCATATTTTTAGAAATCTTTTTGTTTATGCTGATGGGTATTGCAGATACGCTGATGCTGAGTGCAATTTCGGATAATGCGGTATCCGGCGTTGGTGCATCAAATCAATATTTGCATATAGCAATCTTACTATTAGAGGTAATCGGCAACGGGGCATCCATAGTCGTTGCGCAATATATCGGTTCTCGCAAGTATGTAGAAGCTGCCAAAATATCAGCGCTCGCAATCTCGCTCAATCTAGTAGTCGGGATTTTTATAAGCCTCATGTTCGTGTTGTTCGGCGGACATTTGCTGCAAACGTTAAATTTGCAAGGTGAAATACTTGAACATGCGAAAAGCTATTTAGCCATTGTAGGCGGCATGATTTTCCTTCAAGCTATCATCAACTCGATATCTGCCATTATTCGTGTACACGGTTTTACAAAGGAAGCGATGTTCGTATCGCTTGGCATGAATATCGTTCATATTATCGGAAACTATTTGCTTATTTTCGGGAAATTCGGATTTCCGGAGATGGGAGTTCAAGGTGCGGCGCTGTCATCGGTCATTAGCCGTGGTTTAGCGCTCATCGTCTTCTTCTGGATGCTGTACCGGATTATGTCAGTACGGATTGAAATCAAGTATTATATTGCATTGTCCAAGGAGTATATTCTTAAAATACTGAGAATCGGCATTCCGTCTGCATTGGAGCAAGTGATGTATCAGGCATGCCAAATCGTATTTTTGTATTATGCTACGTATCTTGGCGCGGCCTCCTTGGCGGCGAAAAACTATGCGAATAACATTTCGATGTTTACGTATCTGTTTGCCTTCGCAATTGGCATGGGTACTGCGATCATCGTAGGCAGGATGGTTGGTGCAGGCGAGCAAACGATTGCCTACCGTCAAGTATGGAAAAGCGTGCGCTGGGCAAGTGCCGTAACCTTGCTTGCCGTATTGCTCGTTATTTTGTTCCGCGAGCCGCTCATGCGAATGTTTACGGACGATGAGGAAATTGTTCGGCTGGGCATAAATGTGCTCCTGCTGAGCATCGTGCTGGAGACTGGCCGTACGATTAATATCGTGCTTATCAACTCACTGCGTGCATCAGGCGATGCAAAGTACCCTCTGTATATCGGAATGGGTTCTATGGTCGCAATGAGCTTGCCGCTTGGCTACTTCTTCGTATTCCAGCTTGATCTGGGCCTCGCTGGTATTTGGCTGGCGATTGCAGCAGATGAATGGCTGCGAGCCGTTATTATGTTTTTCCGCTGGAAGAGTAGAAAATGGGAGAAATATGGGCTCGTTAAGCGTGATAATAAGGAGAAATCCGCAGTTTTGCAGGGTTAA
- a CDS encoding PAS domain S-box protein yields the protein MSIKAKLSFSISIIVAVILTLSTLLYYYTTKTEAEANLEVQFTNIAKQISSTVEASENARQYMEDTLGDKLRIASLAAKSQLDPEIKNVTNEQLVKLSAQLGVDHITLWQRFGNDVVAKRSSDPNEINMSSKTWDYWYVAFLQLFDKHEVNIVQGQKLKNFWSGPFNFSTSDPSEIRKWGYYYDGSTNYIINPYVNAQVLLDFDYTIGTDAIVNKIIADQSDILEVTGFDLEFYGKDKIIKYKQGIPVYNLDVRAIPFGDYNYQDQSNDFLNIQQVNKTGKSVTVKRNINGVPVIKNFIPIKTNKNYVFSVVFDQKAIQKPVNQLLVMQFVISLGLVLITMIASYFIAGFMLRGLNQVIRKVNAIAAGDFGEVITIRSEDELGLLASRVDTMGNNLNHYTTQLKAAAEELQSTKQYLESFVNHTSDAIHVTDLEGHVIQVNIAFEKMYGWSQEEALGITLDNVPRDYLSSHKELEATVLRGGSVTDYETVRYSKSGKLIDLSITISPIRDELGTIIAIATISRNITSRKQTEEIIRRSEKLSVVGQIAAGVAHEVRNPLTTLRGFVQLHKQTGSLSPAHLEIMLGELDQINMIVSEFLVFAKPQATIYQPVNIIRLVGDIMMLLDSEAKMSNVQLALLAEAELPEVIGEANQLKQVFVNIMKNGIESMTSGGVLSVKVACDANRVIILQFIDQGCGIAESDLLRLGEPFFTNKTSGNGLGLMVSQQIIAAHKGTIVFHSELGSGTCVEISLPTDS from the coding sequence TTGTCGATTAAAGCTAAGCTATCCTTCTCCATATCCATAATAGTAGCTGTCATACTGACACTAAGCACCTTGCTCTATTACTACACAACAAAAACTGAAGCTGAGGCTAATCTAGAAGTTCAGTTTACTAATATTGCAAAGCAAATAAGCAGTACGGTCGAGGCGTCAGAGAACGCCCGCCAGTACATGGAGGACACGCTTGGCGACAAGCTGCGCATTGCCTCTCTAGCGGCAAAGTCACAGCTGGATCCCGAAATTAAAAATGTAACAAATGAGCAGCTCGTAAAGCTTAGCGCTCAGCTTGGCGTCGATCATATTACATTATGGCAGCGCTTTGGAAACGATGTTGTCGCGAAACGTTCCTCAGACCCCAATGAAATTAATATGAGCTCAAAAACCTGGGATTATTGGTATGTTGCCTTTTTACAGCTTTTCGACAAACATGAAGTAAACATTGTGCAAGGTCAGAAGCTCAAAAACTTCTGGTCAGGCCCGTTTAATTTCTCAACGTCGGATCCGTCCGAAATTCGCAAATGGGGCTATTACTATGACGGTTCAACAAACTATATCATCAATCCATACGTCAACGCTCAGGTGCTGCTTGATTTCGACTATACCATTGGGACAGATGCAATCGTTAACAAGATCATTGCCGATCAATCCGATATTCTAGAAGTTACCGGATTCGACCTTGAGTTTTACGGCAAGGACAAAATTATTAAATACAAACAAGGCATTCCCGTTTACAACCTCGACGTTCGAGCCATCCCGTTTGGCGACTATAACTATCAGGATCAATCAAACGATTTTTTAAATATTCAACAAGTCAATAAAACCGGTAAGAGCGTTACCGTCAAAAGAAACATCAATGGCGTTCCCGTTATCAAAAACTTTATCCCGATTAAGACGAACAAAAACTATGTGTTTAGCGTCGTTTTTGATCAGAAAGCGATTCAAAAGCCCGTTAATCAGCTGTTGGTTATGCAATTTGTCATTTCACTTGGACTCGTGCTTATTACGATGATTGCGAGCTATTTCATAGCCGGCTTCATGCTGCGCGGTCTCAATCAAGTTATACGTAAAGTAAATGCGATTGCTGCAGGCGATTTTGGGGAAGTCATAACGATTCGCAGCGAGGATGAATTAGGCTTGCTTGCCTCTCGTGTCGATACGATGGGCAATAATCTAAACCATTATACAACTCAGCTTAAAGCTGCTGCGGAAGAGCTGCAAAGCACGAAGCAGTATTTGGAATCATTCGTCAATCATACATCGGACGCCATTCATGTCACTGATTTGGAAGGCCATGTCATACAGGTCAATATCGCTTTTGAAAAAATGTACGGCTGGAGCCAAGAAGAAGCGCTTGGCATCACGCTTGATAACGTTCCGCGAGACTACTTAAGCTCACACAAAGAGCTTGAGGCTACTGTACTGCGAGGCGGCTCTGTAACGGATTATGAAACTGTGCGCTACAGTAAATCCGGCAAACTCATCGATCTCAGCATTACGATTTCACCTATTCGCGACGAGCTGGGCACCATTATTGCGATTGCCACTATATCTCGGAATATTACTTCGCGCAAACAAACAGAAGAGATCATTAGGCGGTCTGAGAAGCTATCGGTCGTTGGTCAAATTGCTGCGGGCGTGGCGCATGAGGTTCGCAATCCGCTTACGACACTGCGTGGCTTTGTACAGCTGCACAAGCAGACCGGCTCGTTATCGCCAGCTCATCTTGAGATTATGCTTGGCGAGCTCGATCAGATTAATATGATCGTGAGCGAGTTTCTCGTATTCGCTAAGCCGCAGGCCACGATCTATCAGCCTGTGAATATCATCCGCCTCGTTGGCGATATTATGATGCTGCTCGATTCAGAGGCAAAGATGAGCAATGTGCAGCTTGCCCTGCTTGCGGAAGCCGAGCTTCCTGAGGTGATTGGCGAGGCTAATCAGCTGAAGCAGGTTTTCGTAAATATTATGAAAAACGGCATTGAATCGATGACCAGCGGCGGCGTGCTCTCCGTGAAGGTGGCGTGTGATGCAAATCGAGTAATCATCCTGCAATTTATCGATCAAGGCTGCGGAATTGCCGAGAGTGATTTGCTTCGCCTAGGAGAGCCTTTCTTTACGAATAAAACGAGCGGAAATGGTCTCGGCCTTATGGTAAGCCAACAGATTATCGCTGCGCATAAGGGTACCATTGTGTTCCACAGCGAGCTCGGCTCAGGCACCTGCGTTGAAATATCATTGCCAACGGACAGCTAG
- a CDS encoding histidine kinase N-terminal 7TM domain-containing protein, producing MTMNSPMSQYIIIVIISGVLSVLLAIYAYYNKNKFSGMSVFMWMTVLSAVYTFAFAFELASDSLQEIRFWLNIEYIGMPFIAPCSLLLIMHYVGLNKFDTFKKSWVLFVIPAITLLMVTTNEYHNLFYKNLYLRPHVATTVVDVVPGIWYYVHGGYTFGSMLASLFILARHWQKTKSIYRKQMLTLAVGISLPMLGALMYVLGQTPLGMDPVPILMCVTSILYVTSIFSTALLTVAPIAREHIFESMRDGVLVLNLENQIMDFNGAATTIIPALTPLAIGQKLDHIWKRGAESGAFSFGMDETGEYEQEFKWIRGGETFYYRIRASNLLKPNGQLAGRTIVMIDVTEYTLLQNKLRHLAEIDGLTSIYNRTFFMEKSRQLLSSAHQTKQPLSFILFDIDYFKQINDRYGHSLGDFALQHVVMICQQTLPADALFGRYGGEEFAISLPNTSLIQAGQIAEQLRAAIAGNPLYSAARAISITASFGVAEAISADVPLEALLSEADVALYQSKHSGRNAVHLSNQDHVHANQQK from the coding sequence ATGACTATGAATTCCCCTATGTCACAGTACATTATTATTGTCATTATTTCAGGCGTTCTTAGCGTGCTGCTTGCCATATATGCTTATTACAACAAGAATAAATTTTCAGGCATGAGCGTGTTTATGTGGATGACCGTTCTATCAGCCGTATACACCTTTGCTTTCGCATTTGAGCTTGCCAGCGATTCGCTTCAAGAAATCCGCTTTTGGTTAAACATTGAATATATAGGCATGCCCTTTATCGCTCCTTGCAGCCTCCTGCTCATCATGCACTATGTTGGGCTAAATAAATTCGATACGTTCAAAAAATCATGGGTCTTATTCGTTATTCCTGCCATAACGCTGCTCATGGTCACTACCAACGAATATCATAATCTCTTTTATAAAAACTTATATTTGCGGCCTCATGTTGCTACAACAGTGGTGGATGTAGTGCCTGGTATCTGGTATTACGTACATGGCGGATACACTTTTGGATCTATGCTCGCCAGCTTGTTTATATTGGCGCGTCATTGGCAGAAGACAAAATCCATTTATCGCAAGCAAATGCTCACACTGGCAGTAGGCATTTCGCTCCCTATGTTAGGGGCGCTTATGTATGTCCTTGGTCAAACTCCGCTTGGGATGGACCCTGTTCCGATTCTTATGTGTGTGACATCCATATTGTATGTCACATCCATATTCTCGACTGCGCTGCTGACCGTTGCGCCTATCGCGCGGGAACATATCTTTGAGAGTATGCGCGACGGCGTTCTCGTTCTTAATTTAGAAAATCAAATCATGGACTTTAATGGCGCAGCCACAACGATTATTCCTGCGCTTACTCCTTTAGCGATTGGCCAGAAGCTGGATCACATTTGGAAGCGCGGAGCCGAATCAGGCGCCTTTTCCTTCGGAATGGACGAAACCGGAGAGTACGAGCAGGAGTTCAAATGGATTCGAGGCGGGGAAACGTTCTACTACCGGATAAGAGCCTCCAACCTATTAAAGCCAAATGGCCAGCTTGCTGGCAGAACCATCGTGATGATCGATGTGACGGAATACACGCTGCTTCAGAATAAGCTGCGCCATCTCGCGGAAATTGATGGGCTTACTTCTATTTATAATCGAACCTTCTTTATGGAAAAAAGCAGACAGCTTCTTTCCTCTGCCCATCAAACGAAGCAGCCGCTTTCGTTTATTTTGTTTGATATCGATTATTTCAAACAAATCAACGACCGTTATGGGCATAGCTTAGGCGATTTTGCATTACAGCATGTCGTAATGATTTGCCAACAAACGCTCCCTGCTGATGCCTTATTCGGACGTTATGGCGGAGAAGAGTTCGCTATAAGCTTGCCGAATACATCACTTATACAAGCTGGTCAAATCGCTGAGCAGCTCCGTGCAGCCATTGCCGGAAATCCGCTCTACAGCGCGGCTAGAGCGATATCCATAACCGCTAGTTTCGGGGTCGCTGAGGCAATATCCGCCGATGTTCCGCTTGAAGCGCTATTAAGTGAAGCAGACGTGGCACTCTACCAATCCAAGCATAGCGGAAGAAACGCTGTGCACTTATCCAATCAGGACCATGTACATGCAAATCAACAAAAATAA
- a CDS encoding TrkH family potassium uptake protein: protein MFKFAALRDILRFRPSPPQVMTFGFIFLILIGAELLSQPISYSNDVSLSYLDALFMSTSAICVTGLTVLNPGTHFSTFGQVVIIALAQIGGLGFMTMATLFALLFRKRISFRERLVLQESMNYGSTEGIVRMIRKVLLYALVIELTGAVLLSSYFMLEMPVGKSIYFGIFHSISFFNNAGFDLFSQFPERASSLIHYVEDPFVNIVSMLLIFFGGIGFIVISELVNYPKNRKLSLHSKVVLSVTGLLTVVGAIVIFALEFSNSSTLHPLSAIGKVFGALFQSVTARSAGLSTVDPSMLREVTQFFIILLMFIGAGPGSTGGGIRVTTFAILIGAIVAMMRGKEDVVLFRYRISKTQIHQAIMFTMIAFSIICGATMLLSITETGSFLAILFEATSAYCTVGMSAGLTSHLSEIGKIIIILLMFIGRLGPVTLAFALNTRTKKELYRYPEGKITIG from the coding sequence ATGTTTAAATTTGCCGCCTTGCGCGACATATTGCGTTTTCGGCCAAGTCCTCCGCAAGTGATGACCTTCGGCTTTATATTTCTTATATTGATTGGCGCCGAGCTCTTATCGCAGCCTATATCTTATTCGAATGACGTTTCACTTTCTTATCTGGACGCTTTGTTTATGTCCACCAGCGCAATTTGCGTAACAGGACTTACTGTATTAAATCCCGGCACTCATTTTTCCACATTCGGTCAGGTTGTCATCATCGCATTAGCCCAAATCGGCGGATTAGGTTTTATGACGATGGCAACCTTATTTGCTTTGCTGTTTCGCAAGCGCATTTCGTTTCGGGAGCGGCTCGTGCTGCAAGAATCCATGAACTATGGTTCGACAGAAGGCATCGTACGCATGATTCGTAAAGTTCTACTCTACGCTCTAGTCATCGAGTTAACCGGAGCGGTACTGCTTAGCAGCTATTTCATGCTGGAAATGCCGGTCGGGAAGTCGATTTATTTTGGCATTTTCCATAGTATTTCTTTTTTCAACAATGCTGGCTTTGATTTGTTTTCCCAATTTCCCGAACGGGCAAGCAGTCTCATCCATTACGTGGAGGACCCGTTTGTAAATATCGTATCGATGCTGCTGATCTTTTTTGGCGGAATCGGGTTTATCGTCATATCAGAGCTCGTGAACTATCCAAAAAACAGAAAGCTCAGCTTACATAGCAAGGTTGTCTTATCAGTTACCGGCCTTCTCACCGTAGTTGGCGCGATTGTTATTTTTGCCTTGGAGTTTTCCAATTCCAGTACGCTTCACCCGCTATCCGCAATTGGAAAAGTTTTTGGCGCCTTGTTCCAATCGGTTACAGCTCGTTCAGCTGGTTTAAGTACGGTTGATCCCAGCATGCTGCGAGAGGTTACACAGTTTTTCATCATCCTGCTTATGTTTATCGGCGCGGGCCCCGGCTCAACGGGCGGCGGTATTCGTGTAACGACCTTCGCTATTCTCATTGGAGCAATCGTAGCGATGATGAGGGGAAAAGAAGATGTCGTCTTGTTCCGTTATCGCATTTCCAAAACCCAAATTCATCAAGCTATTATGTTCACCATGATTGCGTTCTCGATTATTTGCGGGGCGACCATGCTCCTCTCCATCACGGAGACAGGGTCTTTTCTTGCCATATTGTTTGAAGCGACCTCAGCCTACTGTACGGTGGGCATGTCAGCAGGACTAACGAGCCACTTGAGCGAAATCGGAAAAATTATTATTATTTTGCTTATGTTTATCGGACGGCTAGGGCCTGTCACGTTGGCCTTTGCGCTTAACACACGTACCAAAAAAGAGCTCTACCGCTACCCTGAAGGTAAGATCACGATTGGGTAA
- a CDS encoding futalosine hydrolase gives MIKNSHNDSILESREEWRHSSKRVLIVTAVDAERDAVLRGLDGLNRVDVITAGVGAASAAARTAAYLTAAVESYDLVISAGIGGGFVGKAEIGSLVIADLIVAADLGAETQDGFLSLDELGFGSARIAVSTTWNDRLYAAIQSAGLTVCSGAILTVTTATGTAETTAALSKRISGASAEGMEGHGVAVAASALGIPVTEIRAISNAVGPRDRSAWRIGEALASLEAASKAIREVF, from the coding sequence ATGATTAAAAATTCACATAACGATTCGATACTGGAATCTCGTGAGGAATGGCGCCATAGCAGTAAACGAGTGCTGATCGTGACTGCGGTTGATGCCGAGCGCGATGCGGTTCTTCGTGGGCTAGATGGGTTAAACCGTGTCGACGTCATAACAGCTGGAGTAGGCGCAGCGTCGGCGGCAGCACGCACAGCGGCGTACTTAACTGCTGCAGTTGAATCCTACGATTTGGTCATAAGCGCTGGTATTGGCGGCGGTTTTGTCGGAAAAGCAGAGATAGGCTCATTAGTCATTGCCGATCTCATTGTAGCTGCTGACCTAGGGGCCGAGACGCAGGATGGTTTCCTTAGCTTGGACGAGCTGGGGTTCGGATCAGCACGTATTGCTGTAAGCACGACTTGGAATGATCGTTTGTATGCTGCTATTCAATCAGCGGGCTTAACGGTTTGCAGCGGCGCTATTCTTACCGTTACAACAGCAACAGGTACGGCTGAGACCACTGCTGCGCTAAGCAAACGAATCAGCGGCGCGTCTGCGGAAGGAATGGAAGGCCATGGCGTTGCAGTAGCTGCGTCCGCACTTGGTATTCCAGTTACTGAAATTCGCGCGATATCCAATGCGGTTGGACCGCGGGATCGCTCCGCGTGGCGCATTGGAGAAGCATTAGCCTCATTAGAAGCAGCTAGTAAAGCCATACGGGAGGTTTTTTAA
- a CDS encoding 1,4-dihydroxy-6-naphthoate synthase, with amino-acid sequence MNIAYSPCPNDTFVFHAWAHGLIPGAPELDVTYADIDITNNWAAKGKGPEVMKISYAALPWVLEDYKLLPCGGALGRGCGPLVLTAGEIKSAADLAGKRVAVPSERSTAYLLFRLWAAQHIPNGDLEIVVMPFHEIMPAVRDGQIDAGLVIHEARFTYPTYGLSMLTDLGSWWESDTGLPIPLGAIIAKRSLDTDAITNWVRESVEYAWANPEESRPYIMMHAQELSPDVAQAHIDLYVNEFTGNLGEDGYAAITALLGRAAEEGLVPSFDLSLLR; translated from the coding sequence ATGAATATCGCTTATTCACCCTGTCCAAATGATACTTTCGTTTTCCATGCTTGGGCGCACGGGCTTATTCCAGGTGCACCTGAGCTGGACGTTACCTATGCCGATATCGATATTACGAACAATTGGGCTGCAAAAGGCAAAGGGCCCGAAGTCATGAAAATATCTTACGCTGCACTCCCTTGGGTGTTGGAAGATTACAAGCTTCTACCTTGTGGAGGCGCACTGGGCAGAGGCTGCGGACCGCTCGTATTAACTGCCGGGGAAATAAAAAGTGCTGCTGATCTAGCAGGCAAACGAGTAGCTGTACCAAGTGAGCGCTCAACCGCTTATCTTTTATTCCGATTATGGGCGGCTCAGCATATTCCGAACGGGGATCTCGAAATTGTCGTCATGCCCTTCCACGAAATCATGCCTGCTGTTCGCGATGGCCAAATCGATGCGGGTCTCGTTATTCATGAAGCCCGCTTTACTTATCCCACATATGGGCTCAGCATGCTGACTGATCTGGGCAGCTGGTGGGAATCAGACACAGGCTTGCCTATTCCGCTTGGGGCCATCATCGCTAAGCGCTCATTGGACACAGATGCGATTACCAATTGGGTTCGCGAATCCGTTGAATATGCATGGGCTAATCCCGAGGAATCTCGCCCCTATATTATGATGCATGCGCAGGAGCTCTCACCAGACGTTGCGCAGGCGCACATCGATTTATACGTCAATGAGTTTACTGGAAATCTTGGTGAAGACGGGTATGCCGCGATAACTGCACTGCTTGGCCGTGCTGCTGAAGAGGGGCTCGTCCCAAGCTTCGACTTGTCACTGCTGCGCTAG